One window of Amaranthus tricolor cultivar Red isolate AtriRed21 chromosome 11, ASM2621246v1, whole genome shotgun sequence genomic DNA carries:
- the LOC130826937 gene encoding germin-like protein subfamily 1 member 17 has product MSINCNCEILSYIALFALAFYVAHATDPTQLQDFCVGTNDPNNALFVNGLFCKNPMDATPEDFFKDGAFAKPGDTGVSKTGANVTLVSSVQLAGLNTLGISLARIDFAPYGGLNPPHTHPRATEVLTVIEGTLYVGFVTSNLANGGNKFFAKVLNKGDVFVFPQGLIHFQINIGKYPAVAFAGLSSQNPGTVTIANAVFGAQPPISVDVLSKAFKLDANIVKHLQAQFWD; this is encoded by the exons ATGTCAATTAATTGTAATTGTGAGATCCTCTCTTACATTGCTCTTTTTGCCCTTGCTTTCTACGTTGCTCATGCTACTGATCCTACACAGCTCCAAGATTTCTGTGTTGGGACAAATGATCCTAACAATGCAT TGTTCGTAAATGGATTGTTTTGTAAGAACCCAATGGATGCAACTCCAGAAGATTTCTTTAAAGATGGGGCATTTGCAAAGCCCGGAGACACAGGAGTGAGCAAAACCGGTGCAAATGTAACACTAGTGAGTTCAGTACAACTTGCAGGACTCAACACCCTTGGGATTTCACTTGCTCGTATAGACTTTGCGCCATATGGTGGCTTAAATCCACCCCATACACACCCTCGTGCAACTGAAGTTCTAACAGTCATAGAAGGAACCCTTTACGTTGGTTTTGTAACATCCAATCTTGCAAATGGAGGAAACAAGTTCTTCGCAAAGGTGCTTAACAAAGGAGATGTTTTTGTGTTCCCACAAGGATTAATTCACTTCCAAATTAATATTGGTAAATATCCCGCTGTTGCTTTTGCTGGATTAAGTAGTCAAAATCCTGGTACTGTTACTATCGCTAATGCCGTGTTCGGAGCTCAACCACCCATTTCTGTCGATGTTCTTAGCAAAGCCTTCAAGTTGGATGCAAACATCGTCAAGCACCTTCAAGCTCAATTTTGGGACTAA